The window gtaGTTACCAAACTGTTTGATcagctgatcagttagaaccacaactgGGTGTGCTTGAAAGTACCGACGCAAATGTTGCGCTGTGTGAACTAGCACATATACTAGCTTCtcaattggtgaatagtttacttcgcttgccatcggcgtcttgcttacgaagtagaccagcATTTGcttctgagaaaacctcagcgttattTGTCCACGAAATAAataattcgtatatataaataaaagagaaTGGATTACCTTTTCGCGATCCACGATAAGGACCGAGCTGACTGCTtcttttgatgccgcaaggtatagcacaagcgtttctcctgatactggcacaGTGAGTGTTGGCAATTCAgcaagcaccttcttcatctcttgAAAAGCTGATTCTGCTTCTTGAGTCCAaacaaagtcttttttctttaaacaattctttaAAGTGTTGAAGAATGGTAACTGCCGTTCCGCAGCTTTTGACAAGAACCGCGTGATCGCTGTgagcttcccggttagactctgctCATCTTTCTTTGTCTTTGGAGATGGTAAAATATCAATGGCTTCgatctttttgggatttgccttgattccccgctCCGTCACCACATGAccaagaaacttgccttcctcttccccgaaACTACACTTGAGtgagttaagcttcatgttgatcttgCGCAAAGACGCAAATgtttctaggatgtccgcgagcatttaTTCTTcgatgttacttttaattaccaagtcatcgacataTGCCTCGAGGTTTCTgccaatttggtgcttgaaggctgcgtcaattacgcgctgataagcagcgcctgcgttttttaatccgaagggcatcttcATATAACAAAAAATACCCTAAGGCGTATGAAAAGCTGTTTTGTCCTCATCCTCTGTGGCCATgaggatttggtgataacccttgtacgcaCCCAGAAAACATTTGTACCGAAAACTCGAtaatgattctaccttccagtcaatCTCTGGGAGAGGGTAGTTATCTttaggacacgctttattaatgtcCTTAGAATCGACACACAtcctccagttaccgtcagccttcttT of the Rutidosis leptorrhynchoides isolate AG116_Rl617_1_P2 chromosome 5, CSIRO_AGI_Rlap_v1, whole genome shotgun sequence genome contains:
- the LOC139849220 gene encoding uncharacterized mitochondrial protein AtMg00860-like, producing the protein MLADILETFASLRKINMKLNSLKCSFGEEEGKFLGHVVTERGIKANPKKIEAIDILPSPKTKKDEQSLTGKLTAITRFLSKAAERQLPFFNTLKNCLKKKDFVWTQEAESAFQEMKKVLAELPTLTVPVSGETLSQILANYLAELPADVEASAEHRDTPAPILAPWELYTDGACSAVGASAGVILTGH